Below is a window of Finegoldia magna ATCC 29328 DNA.
ATACCTCACGCCTTACTAATAAACTATATAAAAACTATTGCTGAAAAAATTGGTATGCAAGTAGTTGAAACTGACGAGTCTTATACATCAAAGGCTAGTTTTGTAGATATCGATCAAATCCCAACTTACAAGAAAGATGCTAACATGACTTACTTTTTTTCTGGCAGTAGAGTGAAAAGAGGTTTATATAAAGATAGCCTTGGCAGGATAATTAATGCTGACCTAAATGGTGCTGGCAACATTATGAGAAAAATATTAGCCGATGAAAACATTAAGGTAAATGTTAATAATTTAATATCACCAATTAAATTAACAGCTTCTGAAATATATGCTTAAATGTGATCCAGTTAAATGGATAGAGGGTGCAGTGAACCATCCTTATAGGAAAGACAACTTGTATTATTAAGTTGTTGGAGCTTATTAAAAAACTGTAGTTTTGTTTTCTACAAACAAAGAAACTCCACTCTATAGCTTGCTATAGGTGGAGAGGTTCATTAATCGTCTCTTGACATAAAAAACATAAAAAACATAAAAGGAATAATACTTGATAAATATAAATTAATATTATCATCAGCTTTTTCTTTCTCTTTCTTTTCGCTTTTTTCTATAATTTTATATATTTCAGTAAAACCGTTAGCTATTCCCTCATCAACTTTATTATTTTCGAATGAAGGCATCATTTTATCCTCGATAATTCTATTAACTTTATTATCAGAAAGAATCTCATCAAGACCTTTACTAGTTATAATCCTAAAGTATTGTTCGCCTCTAGAAGTTTTTGCTAATAATATTAATACGTCTTTTTTATTATTGGAACTCTCCAAACCACATTTCTCAAAGGCTTTATCTGCATATTCTTTTACATCGTATTCAAGATTATTTACCGTTAGAACAAATATTTTGCCATTATTTTCTAAATTATTATTTGCCTCGTTTATTTTATCTTTAGTTTCATTTGACAACACATTTAAGTTGTCTTCATAATACCATTCTGAATCTGTTCTGCTCGCAAAAACCTGATTATTATTGTTAAGCATTGTTAGAAAAAAGCCAACAATAACAACACTGATTAACATTTTCTTAATTTTGTTTAATTTCATTTATAATACCCCCTCATTATTTATCACTCGCTATTTGCGAGAAATTATTAACCTATGCAACATTAGTGAATTCCTTCTGAAACACACTCGCTATTTGCGAGAAAAAGGTTAATTGTCCTTAATCTTGTTATCCCACGAAAAACACTCGCTTATTGCGAGAAAAACAATAAGTATCTAGAAAACTTTGCTATTGCAAAGAATTGTATCATGTGTACCAGCAATAACATCTGAAAAACACTCGCTTATTGCGAGAAACAAACGTTACACTTACTGAAATACACTTGCTATTGCAAGAAAAGACAGTTACGGTAACAGAAAAACACTCGCTTATTGCGAGAAAAATATTATAGTATCTTGACTATTTGGCTAAATGATCGAAACACATCCGCTTTTGCAGATAAACTTTCAGGACACTTATGCCAAATTTTCTGAAATACACTCGCTTATTGCGAGAAACGAATGTTACGGTGATTGAAAGACACTTGCTAAATTGCAAGAAAAACACGCATAATCGGCACGAACCTTTTTCTGTCATTTTCAGAAATACACTCGCTTATTGCGAGAAATATCTGGTCGTGTGTAGCCGCCAGAAACACCCCCGCTTGTGCGGGTAAAATTTTATTTAGAACTAACTGAGTCAGGCAACAGGAACACCCTCGCTTGTGCGGGTAAAAGGGAACTAATATGAATTAAGGAATGGCAATATAAGAAACACCCCCGCCTGTGCGGGTAATATTAATTAAGGAATAGTTTTCATCAGAAACGCCATCGCCATCAGGAACACACTCGCTTGTGCGAGTAAAATAAAAAAAATTTAGGAAATGGTGTTATGAGACAGAAACACACTCGCCATTGCGAGAAATATATAAACGAAACCTGCAAAATAGTTGAATTTCAGGAAGGGAAACCATATATACACGATTATGTTATTTTTTATATAAATCTTTTTGCATAGTTTCGCTATATTCTTTTAGAGTCTTTGTAGCCTCAATTGTTCTGTTAATTTTAATTAACTGTTCTTCCTTATCTTTAGAATTTATAATATTTCTTAGATAATCTATAGAATATTGTTTGTAAGTTGAATATAATTCTTTGGAATAGTTAGTCCAATTGTCGAGTTCTGGATAGCCCTCATATTTATCTATTGCATACTTTAGTATTTTGAATTCCCCATCTAACCCATTTACAGTTGATGCTAAAAGGGATCCTTCTTCCCCCTTTGTCGGTTGATTTTCGAGAACCCATACTTTTAATTTCAAAAGCGATGCCGGAACTTCATCTAGCTGGTTATCTATTTTCTTTAATTTAGACTTATATTCACTTATTGCATTTTGCTTTTCCTGTAATGTTAGTGTTTGCTTATTTGAATTGTTTTCAGCTGAACAAGAGGTTAAACACATACAAAGCACAAACACTGTAATAAAAATCTTTAATAATCTTTTCAAAACATTTCCTACATTTCTACTTTAATTGAAGATGGCCCTTCATCTTCTTTGTTATCCTCTGACTTTTCTTCTCCATCTGTATCTTTTTCTAATTCATCTTCTTTTTCTTCAGAAGTATTGCTGTCAGTTTCTTCTTCGGTATTCAAATCTACTTCTTCAATTAAATCTTCATTTAAAACCTCATCCTCATTTTCTTCTTGAATCTTTAATTCATCAGGAAGTTCAATCTTTGGAAGAGAATCTTCTTGTGCTTTATTGATAGTTTCTTCTATACTATCGATAATTTCTTTTGAAGATTCATCGTTAGCATCCATCTGAACTGATAAAATCGGATTAAATATTTCACGATACGGGGTTGCATTATCGTTGATATAAAAATCTGCAACAACATTTTCTAAAGCATCATCAAATTGTTGTTTATATATTTCTTTAAGTTCATCTTCTGTGTATTGTTTGTTTCCTAAATCGTCAAACGTTTCTTCAAGCTTTGACACTATATATAATTGCATAGTTAACACATCTTTAATTTCATCATTATATAGTTTCAAGCCTGTGTTATTTAAAATATACTTATCTATAGGGTCTGTATTTTTTTTATCTGCATCAAAAGCAAAAGCTGATAGAAGTGCTACACTCATACGAGATGCCCTCATTTGTCTATAATCGTCTTCTGTAAAATAAAATCTCCATGTTTTCTTTTCCATTGTTTTTTCTCTCCTTTGTTTTTTAAAATTCTGTATTTGTTATATCATCATCAAGAATGTCTTCAGGTTTTCTTATTTCAGTTCCACCTTTCTTGTTTAGATATCTAATACCTAATTGTTCTTTTATATAATCTGGATCATCTTGCATTTCTAATCTTGCTTCTAATTCACCAGGATATTCGAACATAGCGAATGTTTGCCAAGCATATCTTTTATTAAAAGCAACAGCTAATACATCCAAATCCTCTTTATGTTTTTGATAAAGTTCTTCTTTATCAAATGCAAAAAATCTAGAGATTGAATATACTTTCTTGTCGAAGGAAACTTCATGCGTGTCATACATCCATACGAATGTTGCGATATACTTAGCTTCTCCATCTACATTTTCTGAAACATCACACATACACCATGTTTCTTTAACCTGACTAGCATTTCTATTTTGATCCAATGCTACTGTTATTGGATAATAGAAGATTTCTTCATATCCCAGCTTATTTTCTCTTTCTAAGGACATCATTTCTTCTAGTTCATCTGTAAAGTAGTATCTGAAGATTTCGTCAGTCTCATAAATGCCGTTAACTGTAAATCCAATAGTTGGATATAGGTCAATTTTTCTATCGTAGAAGTTGATTTCTTTTTCTCTAAGTTGATGAACACCTTCAAATGTTTTTTCATCTTCAAAATCAATTCTTTTAGCTATAAAGCTAAACCATTTTTCCCAATCTTTGATCTGTGTTGTTCTATTTATGCTTTGAACATCTTCTATTTCAGATGAAGCGATATTGAATTTGTCAAAGTTGTTGTAAACTAGGTTATCTTTAGAAACATTACTTAATCTTTCATAAATTCTACCTGATGATGATAAAAGGTTGTTATTATCCTCTTGGTCTGTTTTTAAAATATTGAAAAACTCATCTTTAAAATTCTTTGGGATATTAGAAATGCTTTCTTTGTTAATTTGGAAGAATTGTCTTGCTGCCTCTATAGAAGCTGTGTCTAAAGGTGCAATGTTAGAAATTATTTCATCATTAAATTCTAATTTATTACCTATTCCCTCAAAAGTTGTTGGAATAAATCTTGTAGAATCGAAATCAAAATTAATAAAAGCATAAAGTTGAGAATGGTCTTTTTGCTTTTTATAGTATTCTTCTTTCTTTAAATCTTTAAAATACAAAGATACAGCTATCTCTAGTAAGAAATCTTCTTTAGAAGCCAATTCTTTAGATTCTGTCGCTAAAGATTCTACGATGTCTTTTCTATCATTTGATAAATTTTTTATGAAATCATCGTACAAAATCTCTGCTCTTTCTTTTAAATCTGGGTTTTTAGCCAAGAACGTATCTTTAAACTTTTGATATATCTTTTGTGAATTTTCTAAATCTTCTGAATAAACAAATTTATTCATAGTTTTAAAATTAATACCTACGATATCATCGAAATAGTTTTTATCTTCTAGTCTCAAATACACCATTGACGGTAATAATATTTCAGAATCATTTTCTAATGTTGTAGAGTAATTATAGTATGCTTTTACAAAATAAATGTAAGGGCATTTCAAGTATTTAGACAAATAATCATTGTCTATGATGTTTTTTGGAAAATCTATAACATCTTTTGTGTAATTGTATAAATCTTCTCCATTTTTTAAATAATTTTTAATCATATAAATCTCCTTTTATTGGCTCAAGAGAGCTGTAAGACAACCCTTTTGAGCCTAATTTACTACTAATTTGATAACGAATAGAAAAAGATATGAAAATACGGTTTATTCTAAAAGTGTGTACCAAAATTACATTTCCATTCCTTCTTCTACTTCTCTTTCTGTCGTATTACCAATATCGATATTTTCTTTTACATTTTCAACATTTTCTTCAATTGTCTTTTCTTCAACTTGTTGTTCTTTTTCTTTAGCCTTTTCTTCTCTATTTTCTTTAAATTCATTTAGAACATCTTCAAAAATCTTATTTAACGATTCTTTTAGTGCATTGTTTTTAAGATTATCTTCATTTTCATCTAGGAATTTATATGTTCCAGATTCCTTTATTTCGGACAATTCATCTTTAATTTCTTTAAGAATTGCCATTCTAACCTTTAACATTTGCATTTGATTTGGCATACTTTCTAAATTCAATTCTTTTGAGTTATATAGTTGGGCTAAGAACTTATTAGACAGATCCCTGATATTTTTTGGTTCATTTTGCAACGCTTTTGAATCATGTAGACTTTCATTAAACTCGTATTTACCTATTCTAAACAGAAGCTCTTCGTTAGTTTTTACTACCTCATTAGTATTTTTGTTTTTTATTAACCCAGATTCAAAATCGACATCAAGCCCCGATTCATTCAATTCTTTTAGTTTGTATTGCAACATTTCATTAACATCTTTAATTCCGTTTTTAGAATCAACCACTATAGACTTAACCGTTGGAAGCTGATTTTCAAGTTTCAATCTGGCTTGTGTTCCTGCTTGGTCGTTATCTAGCATTAATATTACATGCGAAGGATCAATGTTATTATGAAAACAATAATCTCTCAAATCTAAGTTTCTAGCATTACCAACGCCTAATATTGATACAAAATTTACTTTATCTTGTTTAAGGTCAATATCTTTTAACGAGTTTTGAAGATTGTCTCTATAAGGGTTATACAAATTTTCTTTAATTTCTTCTGGACTCTCTAGATTGAGATCTCTCATGTAATCATATCTATTGTCAATTTTACATAAGCTTAAAGCACTAAGGGCATCTATTGTAGCCTCTGTTATAATTGTGTATTCATGGGCTTTTCTTTTTTCTGGTGGATAATCCTTTAGACTATTTCCTACCCATGACTTAACGACACCAGACGGTAGTTTCGAATTCACCTTAGAACCTTTCAATCCATCCATCTTCTTATTTATATTCTTGTTAAATTGCTCTTTCTTAGACTTAGCACCTATTTGATATCTTTCCTTATCACTATCAGATAAAGAATTGTATTGTTTTTCAGTAATTTTTGAAAAAGGACTTAAATAAAGATGATAATCTTTTTTACTAACCTCATCTAAAGAATTATATTGATCATAACTAATATATTTTTTATAGTCATTTGTTCTATATGATTTTTGGCAATACACCTTATTTGAAATGTTTCTTTGTTCTTGTTGCATTTGAACATTACTATATAAGTCTGTAACCTCTGTTATCATATAAGGCTCATTATTCTTTGGATCAATACTAGCTTTTATTATAGGATTATTTTTATTAACCTCTTTTAAAATAGTTCCTGGTATTTTTCTTTTTTCAACCAAATAGTCTTTTACCGCTTTTGTTGCTGAATCCATTAAGAAATTATCAGTATTCTTATCGGACAAATATCTCGAACTATAGCCGATTTCTCTTGCATATAAAAGTTGGGATTTGTTAAAGTTTTTAGAAGAATCTCTTCCAGAACGAGTATCAATTGTTCTTATTTGATTAACAGTTAAGTTCATATCGTTGTTACTCATTCTGTAACCAGACATTGATCTAACCTTTGATATCTCCAATAATAATAATCCCATTTGATAATCTGTTAATGGTCTTTCTGTAATCTTTTGATATTTTTCAATTACATCAAAATAAGTGTTTACTTTATCATCGATCTCGTTAAATTCCTTTTCTTTATTTAATTGTCTCTCGTCAAATGCTTGAAGTGATGTTTTACCTTGTAATTGTTTTATTATATTGTCTCTTTCAGCTGCACTTCCAGCTACTTTATAAAAGTCTATTGTATTCATCAATGCACTAAATAAGTCATTGTCTTTTTCTTTATTAATAACGACTTTAGAATTTTTAGCATATTCTTTTTGAATATTTTTAACTAATAAATTGCCGTTGAAAAAACCAAGAGAAGTTTGAGTTCCTAGATTATTTTCTCTAATTTTTTTGAAATCCCCTATTTTATTTCTGTAACCGTTATATGTTTCTAAAGCTTGTGCATTTTCTTTTTCAAATTCCATAGCTTTTTCCCAAATTACTTTTAGTTGAGGATTAGTATTATCTAAATAGCTTAGCATTTTCTCATCTGATCTAAACATATTTTCTAGCTGGATGCCTTTACTGTGACAATAAACACCTAAAGCTGAATTCATCCAAGGCTCTCTTTTGCCATCTTTAAAGTTATATAGCGTTCCTGTCTTTTCGAATTTCCATACATCTTGCTCTATTTTATGCCTATCATAATCCCAAACATCACCGTAAATCTCCTTAAACATATCTAAAGGTGATTTTCCGTAAGTATCTGTGAATTGGAAAATATTATTATATACATACTTCTTTAAATCATATGAAAGGTTTGCTTTTGAGTTATAGATAATGCTGTCATCTTTTAATGTACAACTGCTCATAATAGATTTTAATGCCGAAGCACCTAAGCCAAATCTCGCATTATCAATGTATTTTTCAGTATCATAGAAATCTTTGTTAGATTTTACATAAGTGTTAACTGTTACACGCTTTGTTCCGTAATCTGAAGTTCTTTTATTAAGATTGTTATTAAGGTTAGTCGCCATAGCATTTTCAGATGTTATATTATTATCTTTCCAGTTAATTCTTGATACATCTGGAATATACGCATTTTTAATATCGTCTAATTTCTTGTTGAATAATTGGGAAGGCGTATTTTTATCTATCTTAGCTAATAGGTTAATTACAGGACTACTGTTAGAATAAGTTACTAAATTAACCCCCGTTGATTGTTGAAGCTTATTTAAAGAATATGAAAATTCTTTTAAAAAAGCTCTATCATCAATTCTTTTTAATGTTTTCGAATTAGTCAAATCTACAGTATTATTAGCAAGTTCTATAAAAAGTTCTGTGTAGTTATTTAAGCTATCATAAGAGCTTAAATCAAAGGAATAAATGTCCTTTTCATCTCTAACATAGATATTACTCATTATGTTATTTACCGTTAAAACGCTTATATTTTCATTTGTTGGTAGATTTTTTAAACCTAATTTAATGTCTGTATTATCATTAAAAAACTTAATATATGATTTAATATTTGTTTGTGCAAGTCTTTGATTAGATATATTGGAATCTAGATTTTCTAATGTTCTTTCAGCAATAGCACTTCTATACTCCCCTCTAAATAGGCTTGAAACTTTATTGTTTATATAATCCATTTTTGTATTGTGTAAATACTTATTAGGATCAGAAAACGCCTTAGCTAATATATCTTGATTTTTCTCTATATCATCTAATGTTTTAAAAGAAATATTCAAATCTTTCTCAATTGATTGAAAAAAACTTGTATAGTCATATCCTGTTGCGGCCTCAAATATCAATGGTAGAGAGTTTGTATATACACTCTTATCATTTTCTACCCATGTCAATTCTTGTCTATCTTTGTCTAAGAAAAACTTGTTTTCTCCCATTGATTGCAAAATGTTATTGTTTTCGTTATCAGATAAGTTCTTATCGTTAGTGTTGGAGAAATAAATACCAAAAGCTCTAAACATTCTCACTTGTAGCGTATTTTCATTGGCATTTTCTTTGTTTTTAGAAAATTCTAAAACTGTAGATAAAAAATCTTTGAAATCTGATTCAAAATATATTTTTGCATTTTCACTATCATCAAATTTATAATCATCCTTTAAATCTATAGGAACGAATAAATTACTTCTATACTTTTCTGAAAACTTTTCAAACGTATCTAAATCGGTAGCTAAATTGTTGTTCTTATAGAAGTTTTCTCTGGTTAAATCAGACTCTCTTTTAGTGTTATTTTCAAGTCTTAAATCTCTCTTTTCGGCAAATGCTAATTCATTATCGGTTACTAATATCGATATGTTGGAATTATTAGCTTGAAAACTTAAAGCCCTGTTACCTAGCGTTTTATTTTCTATTCTTTCTAATGCTTCAGACAAGTTCATTCTTTCATTTAATAGCTTATTATCTTCAACAATATACTCGACCTTATAACCGTTATTTATTAAAATATCCTTAAGATTAATATCGAAATCTTCGTAGTAAATCTTATCTTCATAAATATTAAAATCCAATTAAACTATCTCCTTTCTTTGAGCCATATAACTATCCAAATATCCGCTGATACCGGATCTTTTAAATTCCTCAAACATCTTTTCTATGTTCATATATAATTGTATATTGTAGAATATACTGTCTTGCTGTCTTGTTAATAAATCAACATAGATGTTTAAGTTTAATTGTAGTGAACTAGTAGTTCTTAATATTGATTCGTATATTTTATATTTCTTTATAAGGCTATTTATTGAGATATTCGAGTTAGAATATCTTTCTAATGTGTCGATGAATTTTAAAATTGATTTGTCATAATTATTATTAGTCAACATATCAACACTTTTAAAACTATTTCGTAATTTCGAAATAAATGTAGTAATGTCATTTGTAGATACATCACTTGTGGATATTGTGGCTATTAATTCTTCCAGCTGTTTTGATATATCCAATACGGCTGCTTCGAGCTTATCATTAGATTCGTATACTCCATTTCTTTCAAAAATGCTTAGTTTTAAATTATCTATCATGTGTTTTTTGACATTTTCTAAATCTGGGAAGAACACGCATAAATTGCTATCAATATTTTCCAAATCCTTCTTGAACTTTATAATATCGGAATTATTCATTAAAAAATCTTTCATAAAGAATTTACCAATATTTATATAATCATTAAGAATATTCGTATATGCCTGTGATTTATTTTGTATTGATAATTTCATATTGTTGAAATCTTTAATTGGTTCAGTATTTCCACCCGTTATTTCTAAGATTTTATTAATGTATATAATTTTATACTCGTCATTGATTACTCTATTGTTTATATTTAAGAGATTATCTTTTAGTTTATCTTTCATATCAGATATACCAACTACATTTTGCCAAACCCCGTTATTATACATAGGAAGATTTAACAAATCTTGTTTAACTTTTGAAATCTCTTCATCTTCTATGCTTTTCATTTGTTTTTGAGTAGCAAGATATAAATAGAAATCAGAATTTTCGCAAACAAACTCTTTAAAAGAGAATTCCTTAAAACCGTATAGAATATTTCTTTCGTTTTCTTTTTTAATTAAGATATCGCTGTAGAATTCATTATTTTCTTTCAAGGATTTCAAAACCTCTATTTGAACATCTGAATAATCGCTTAAAAAAGTTTTTACAATATTGTTATTAAAAAGATTGAATACAGGATATATTTTAAAAATCTCATCTTCGTAAACCTTGTTTATCTTTTTTCTAGTAGTTATCTTATTGTTAGAACAGTAGTTTCTAAACTTTCTATTTAAACCGTCATATTCGAACACTAGGTTGTACGATCTGATGATTTCTAGAGGATCTTTAAAAATATTTACGATATCTTCTTTAATCTTTTCTTTATTATTCGTATCGTTTGTCGCTTCGAAATTCTTAATCTTTTCTTCAAGCTTCTTTTCAGTTAAACGCAATTTTTCATATTCTTGCTTATTCAACTTAAGACTAATTAGGCAAATAACCTTATCTATATCTGATGGATAAACATAGTTTTTCATCTTTTCGATATCTTTAATTTCAAAAGCAGCAGTAAACTGATTTTGTAATTTCTTTTTATTTATTCTTGAAGATATATCAATACTTCCAAAATCTTGTATTCTATTATCCTCTCTAGACTGAAGTTGATAATATATTTGCCATTTCAAAAAGTTACTATTAATTCTTATCGAATTTTGTTGACTAGATGATAACCTTAATAAGTTTTCTCTATCTATCTTGTTATCTTTTATTACATTATTGAAGTTAGTTTTAATATATAAGTTTTTATATCTTTCTATTAAACGACTTGAAAAAGAGTTATCATCGGTATTTATAACCTCGCCATTTATCAAATATTTAGCCTCGTTATTTTCAATAATTTCACTGTGATTTTCTCTTGTTGTTGGATCAATTATTTGTTTCAAAGATAAGTCTTGAATATCTTTATACGTTAATTTATAGAACCTATCATAAATAAGATATACAAACCTAGCTGACGATTGTTTTATCTCTTCAAACCTGTTATTATCAAGTTTTGATAAGTATATTAAACTATTGTCTCTCAAAACAAAACCTAAATCATTTGAACGCAATTCCTGATTTGGTAATATCTTGATATACATTAAATCTTTTTCTGAAAGCTTTTTTTCTTCTATTATCTTTTTGAATTCCGCCTCTTTATCAGTTGCCACTAAGAATAATCCACCGTAGTCTTTATTCTTGAAATCAGCCTTGTATTTTCCAACTATGTTTCTAAACTTATTTAAATGTTCTGTATTATCTACTCTTTGTTGATAATCCCTTTCCATTTTTACCTTTTCAAAAAAATAGTCACTATTTAAATAATCTAAATTAGTAATATTAACTAAATCGTAATAGATTAAATTATTGCCGTATGATGAAACATCTTTTTTTTGAATGTTTATATAAGTTTGTACAAGCTCTTTATATTTTTCTATAGGAATGTTATATAAGTTAAATCTGTTACAAAAAGCCATAGTCTGTTCTATGTTACGGTTAGTGATAGTTAAAGGTTTTAAACTAATGAAAAGAGTTAAATCAGCATTTGGATTTAAAGTTAAATTCTTAATATCCGACAAAATCTTACCTGTTAGATAGACTATATTAGTTTTAAACGTAATTGCTACTTTGTTATCCATAGCTGATTTATTGTTTTCTATTCTTTTCGAAAAATCTTCATGAATTCTTGTCAAAGCATATTGTAATTCTTTGCTATACGGATCTTCATTATCGAACATTTTTCTAACAATTTTACTAGGTATTAAATATGGAAAATAATCTTGCATTTGCAATTGCTCAAACATCTTAGTAGTGTAGGCATAAGGCTCGTGTTCTCTTGTAAAAGCTTGTGTATTATCCGTTATATAGAAAAATAATCCATCCATTATTCGAAATCCCCCATAGCCACATTAATAGTCTCTACACCTTTATTTTCTAAATTACTGGATTTAACACCATCTTTGAACAAATCTATTATTTCAAAAAGTTCGCCTTTCCCTTGGTTAGAAAACTCTACATAATCAGTGTTCGCAGTATTAATATCTATCTCTAGTCTAGTATTAAGTATTGTTGTGTTATCTTTTTTATATTTCTTTTCCAGCTTTTGAAAAGCCCCTAAGTCATATTC
It encodes the following:
- a CDS encoding toprim domain-containing protein, with translation MDFNIYEDKIYYEDFDINLKDILINNGYKVEYIVEDNKLLNERMNLSEALERIENKTLGNRALSFQANNSNISILVTDNELAFAEKRDLRLENNTKRESDLTRENFYKNNNLATDLDTFEKFSEKYRSNLFVPIDLKDDYKFDDSENAKIYFESDFKDFLSTVLEFSKNKENANENTLQVRMFRAFGIYFSNTNDKNLSDNENNNILQSMGENKFFLDKDRQELTWVENDKSVYTNSLPLIFEAATGYDYTSFFQSIEKDLNISFKTLDDIEKNQDILAKAFSDPNKYLHNTKMDYINNKVSSLFRGEYRSAIAERTLENLDSNISNQRLAQTNIKSYIKFFNDNTDIKLGLKNLPTNENISVLTVNNIMSNIYVRDEKDIYSFDLSSYDSLNNYTELFIELANNTVDLTNSKTLKRIDDRAFLKEFSYSLNKLQQSTGVNLVTYSNSSPVINLLAKIDKNTPSQLFNKKLDDIKNAYIPDVSRINWKDNNITSENAMATNLNNNLNKRTSDYGTKRVTVNTYVKSNKDFYDTEKYIDNARFGLGASALKSIMSSCTLKDDSIIYNSKANLSYDLKKYVYNNIFQFTDTYGKSPLDMFKEIYGDVWDYDRHKIEQDVWKFEKTGTLYNFKDGKREPWMNSALGVYCHSKGIQLENMFRSDEKMLSYLDNTNPQLKVIWEKAMEFEKENAQALETYNGYRNKIGDFKKIRENNLGTQTSLGFFNGNLLVKNIQKEYAKNSKVVINKEKDNDLFSALMNTIDFYKVAGSAAERDNIIKQLQGKTSLQAFDERQLNKEKEFNEIDDKVNTYFDVIEKYQKITERPLTDYQMGLLLLEISKVRSMSGYRMSNNDMNLTVNQIRTIDTRSGRDSSKNFNKSQLLYAREIGYSSRYLSDKNTDNFLMDSATKAVKDYLVEKRKIPGTILKEVNKNNPIIKASIDPKNNEPYMITEVTDLYSNVQMQQEQRNISNKVYCQKSYRTNDYKKYISYDQYNSLDEVSKKDYHLYLSPFSKITEKQYNSLSDSDKERYQIGAKSKKEQFNKNINKKMDGLKGSKVNSKLPSGVVKSWVGNSLKDYPPEKRKAHEYTIITEATIDALSALSLCKIDNRYDYMRDLNLESPEEIKENLYNPYRDNLQNSLKDIDLKQDKVNFVSILGVGNARNLDLRDYCFHNNIDPSHVILMLDNDQAGTQARLKLENQLPTVKSIVVDSKNGIKDVNEMLQYKLKELNESGLDVDFESGLIKNKNTNEVVKTNEELLFRIGKYEFNESLHDSKALQNEPKNIRDLSNKFLAQLYNSKELNLESMPNQMQMLKVRMAILKEIKDELSEIKESGTYKFLDENEDNLKNNALKESLNKIFEDVLNEFKENREEKAKEKEQQVEEKTIEENVENVKENIDIGNTTEREVEEGMEM
- a CDS encoding TPM domain-containing protein, producing MKLNKIKKMLISVVIVGFFLTMLNNNNQVFASRTDSEWYYEDNLNVLSNETKDKINEANNNLENNGKIFVLTVNNLEYDVKEYADKAFEKCGLESSNNKKDVLILLAKTSRGEQYFRIITSKGLDEILSDNKVNRIIEDKMMPSFENNKVDEGIANGFTEIYKIIEKSEKKEKEKADDNINLYLSSIIPFMFFMFFMSRDD